From Oncorhynchus clarkii lewisi isolate Uvic-CL-2024 chromosome 26, UVic_Ocla_1.0, whole genome shotgun sequence, the proteins below share one genomic window:
- the LOC139384775 gene encoding synaptotagmin-13-like: MIFTTAAILGATLGTASGILTLCGLSLICRSCKKGKSESGEDADPEKAKPSVLHSSEKFSVEKSTEPIQPRTLLKFPKIYKPKPSVTSSEVISYPDHASEKGGEPSPEGPSTEPDAGNQATDSSDTFTILRQDSKDKTPCARALTNGMTTSSSILHPKLHFSLTYYTDQNELHITVIEAEHLSVGSGCEGYVAGVLTLAAGQREAQTSLRRLTSHTRWEEGLVFSLPGGYEVEGEVALSLHSCDHFSQNTNLGVMRFKLVDVGMMSNADCWVDLQPPKQDVQAAGELLLSISYLPAANRLGVVVMKARGLQSDKLKNSIDLSVKLALKHQTTKLRRKKKQTRRVKHKMNPVWNEMMMLEVPRELLSKSSLDLEVLNQAGPGEQESLGRCQLGLQASNTGLQHWQQMLDNPRKQIAMWHPLYD, encoded by the exons ATGATTTTCACCACAGCTGCTATCCTTGGTGCTACGCTGGGCACTGCGTCAGGCATCCTCACTCTCTGTGGGCTCTCACTGATCTGCAGGTCCTGTAAGAAAGGCAAGTCGGAAAGTGGTGAAGATGCAGACCCAGAGAAGGCTAAACCCAGTGTTCTGCACTCCTCAGAGAAG tTCAGTGTGGAAAAATCCACAGAGCCCATCCAACCAAGGACATTGTTGAAATTTCCTAAAATATACAAGCCCAAACCATCTGTGACCTCATCTGAGGTCATCAGCTACCCTGATCATGCCTCAGAGAAGGGGGGCGAGCCCTCTCCCGAGGGACCCTCGACTGAGCCTGATGCTGGTAACCAAGCAACTGACAGCTCTGACACATTCACGATCCTCAGACAAG ACTCAAAGGACAAAACCCCCTGTGCAAGGGCTCTAACCAATGGGATGACAACAAGCAGCTCCATCCTCCACCCTAAGCTGCATTTCTCTCTCACCTATTATACAGACCAGAACGAGCTACACATCACCGTGATAGAAG CGGAGCATTTGAGTGTGGGGTCGGGCTGTGAGGGCTATGTGGCCGGAGTCCTGACCTTAgcagcaggacagagagaggcccAGACTTCGTTGCGACGCCTGACCAGCCACACCCGCTGGGAGGAAGGCCTGGTGTTCTCCCTGCCAGGGGGGTATGAGGTGGAGGGCGAAGTGGCTCTCTCCCTTCACAGTTGTGACCACTTCTCCCAGAACACCAACCTGGGCGTCATGAGGTTCAAGCTGGTTGATGTGGGCATGATGTCCAACGCAGACTGCTGGGTCGACCTACAACCACCAAAACAG GATGTCCAGGCAGCTGGAGAGCTCCTGCTGTCTATAAGTTACCTGCCTGCAGCCAACCGGCTGGGagtagtggtgatgaaggctcgAGGACTACAGTCAGACAAGCTGAAGAACTCCATAG ACCTGTCTGTGAAACTGGCCCTGAAGCACCAGACTACCAAgctgaggaggaagaagaagcagACGCGTCGGGTCAAGCACAAGATGAACCCAGTGTGGAATGAGATGATGATGCTGGAGGTTCCCCGCGAGCTGCTGTCTAAATCCAGTCTGGACTTGGAGGTGTTGAACCAGGCAGGTCCTGGTGAGCAGGAGTCTCTGGGCCGCTGTCAGCTGGGTTTACAGGCCTCTAACACTGGCCTCCAACACTGGCAGCAAATGCTAGACAACCCCCGTAAGCAGATCGCCATGTGGCACCCGCTGTATGACTAA